The nucleotide window GTGGCACTCGACCATGGCTTCCTGCACCGGGTGCAGGTTGCCGTCGGCCTGGCGCAGGTCCTCGACCGTGATCAGGGCCTTGCCGTCGAGCGTGGGCAGGAACTGGATGCAGGCGTTGACCGCCTTGAATTCGACGTCGCCGCCGTCCTGCAGCTCGCCGACCACGACGGTGCAGGCGCCGCAGTCGCCTTCGGCGCAGCCTTCCTTGGTGCCGGTGCAGCGCGCGTCTTCACGCAGGTACTGCAGCACGGTGCGGGTAATGGGGGCGTCGGATACTTCCTTGACCTGGCCGCGGTGGAAAAAGCGGATGGTTTGCGTCTCCATGGTCTTCTCTCTCTTGGGGATGGCGGAAACATAGCATCGCTACGTTTCATGCAATATTCGACCCAGGTGATATGCGCCATCAGCGGGCATGCCCGTCGGTGCCCGTCCGCACCGAGCGGTATGCGGATTTGACCGATTGTGGGGTGCCTGTCATACACTATGCGCCGTTCCCATCCCCCACGCCACCCATCCGGCCCCCGCCGGAGGGCCGCCATCGCCATGCACGGACGCGACCATCTCGATACCTATTTGCTGCGGGTGCTCCATACCCTGCTCACCGAGCAGAGCGTGACCCGCACCGCCGTGCGCCTAGGCCAGTCCCAGCCCGCCATCAGCAACACCCTGAAGCGCCTGCGCGAGATCACCGGCGACGCCATTTTGGTGCGGGGCAAAAACGGCATGGTGCCCACCGAGCGCGGCCGCGAACTGCTGGCGCTGGCCGAGCAGAGCCTGGCGGCGATGGACCGCATCGCGCGCCCGCCGCAGCAGTTCGACCCGGCCACCACCACGCGCACCTTCCACCTCGGCGCGCCCGACTACCTGGACGCCTTCTTCCTGCCCAATATCGTCGAGCGCGTGCGCCGGCTGGCGCCGGGCGCCAAGCTGTTCGTGCATCCGATGACGTCGTCGTCGGACTTCCTCGACGACCTGGAACAGGGGCAGCTGGATATCGTGGTCGGCAACTGGCTGTCGCCGCCGGAGCACCTGCATATCTCGCCACTGTTCGACGACGAGGTGGTGTGCATGCTGGGCGCGCAGCACCCGCTGGCGCGCAAGGGACTGACGCTCAAGCATTACCTGGAAATGCCGCACCTGGCGCCGGCGCCCTATGCGTCGATGCAGCGCAGCATGATCGACCAGGCGCTCGCCGAGCAGGGCTACAAGCGCAATATCCAGGTCACGCTGCCGTACTTCGGGCTGGTGCCGTATGTGCTGATGAAGACCGACATGGTCTTCACCACCGGCCGGCAGTTTGCCGCGCACTATGCGCAGTACCTGCCGATCCGGATGGTGCCGTCGCCGGTGTCGTTCCCGCGCATGCGCTTCTACCAGCTATGGCACGAGCGCTGCCACGCCGCGCCGGACGTGATGTGGATCCGGCGCATGATCGCGGAGGTGGCGGCGGATCTGCCGCAGTTGCCGAGGCTGGAGGCGGAGGCGGGGTGAGCCGCGACGCGGGCGGCTGGTGCTACTTTGACTGGGAAGTGGGGAAGAACAGCCGCTCCCCCTCCACCTTGTACCCCGCGATCGCGTCCTGTCCTTCCTTCGACGTGATCCACTCCACCAGCTTCATCGCATCCTTGTAGTTGGTGCCCGGATGCCGGGCGGGGTTGACCGCGATGATCCCGTACGGGTTGAACATCTTCGGGTCGCCTTCGATGGCGATCGCCAGCCCGGTCTTGGCCCGGTAAGCGCCGTAGGTGGCGCGGTCCGACAGCGTGTAGGCCGGCATCTGCGCCGCCATGGTCAGCACTTCGCCCATGCCCAGGCCGGCGTTGACGTACCACGGCTGGCCCCTGGGCTCGATGCCGAGCTGCTTCCAGTAGTCCTTTTCCATCACGTCGGTGCCGGAGTTGTCGCCGCGCGAGATGAACTTGCTGCCGCTGGCGGCGAGCTTGCGCAAGCCGGCCAGCACGTCCTTGCCGCCCTTGATGCCAGCCGGGTCGCTGGCCGGCCCGACCACGATGAAATCGTTGACCATCACGTCGCGCCGGTTCACGCCGTAGCCGGCGGCGACGAAGGCGTCTTCCATCTTGCGCGCGTGCACCAGCAGCACGTCGACATCGCCCATCTCGCCCATCTTCATGGCCTTGCCCGAGCCCACGGCGATCACCTTCACGGTGACGCCGGACTTTTGCTCGAAGCGCGGCAGCAGGTACTTCAGCAGGCCCGAGTTCTCGGTGCTGGTGGTGGTGGCCAGCTTCAGCTCGCCGGCATGCGCGGCGGACAGCAGGCCGATGCAAAGGAGCGCCATGGCGATGCGGCGCGCGTGGCGGCGCAAAGACTGGACAGGGCTTGGCATGTGGATCTCCTCGATGTTATGTTTTACTGAACATAATTGCTTTTGCCTTCCGATCTCATGGAGAATGCGGCAAAACAACATAAGAATGGGGTATTCATTGTGGTTCAGTCGAGTTCGACAAGTAAATATGTAGCGGAGAACCTATGACCTTCCGCTTCGACCTGTTTCCGGTGGTCGCCCCCGACGACAATCCGCGCGCCAATGCCAAGGTGTTCCAGCTGCTCAAGGCCGTGCGCGAGACCGGGTCGCTGCACCGCGCCGCGCGCGAGATCGGGCTGTCGTACCGCCACGCCTGGGGCGTGATGCGGTCGTGGGAAGAGATGCTCGGGCGCAGCGTGCTGGATATGGAGCGCGGGCGCGGCGCCTCGCTGACGCGCTTCGGCGAGCGCCTGCTGCGGGCCGAGCTGCGCCTGCGCGAATCGATCGAGCCGGCGGTGCAGCGCGCCATGGCGGAGTTCATCGCCGACCTCGATGACGCGCAGCAGCCGCAGGCATGCGTGCATTTCACGGGCAGCCATGATCCGGCGGTGGAGGTGCTGGCCACCGCGCTGGGCAACGCCGCCAGCCCGCTGCAGCTCGACACGGTGTTCTGCGGCAGCGTGGAAGGGCTGATCTGCCTGCAGGAGCGCCAGTCGGAACTGGCCGGATTCTATGTCTCGCCGGTGCAGACCGCGGGCTCGGTGGCGCACGTGACCTTGCGCAAGTGGCTGCGGCCTGGCTCGGTGCGGCTGCTGCGGCTGGCGTGGCGCGAGCAGGGGCTGATGCTGGCGCGCGAGGTGCACGACTTGCGCGGACTGGCGCGCAGCCAGGTGCGCTTCGTCAATCGGCAGCGCAGTTCGGGCACGCGCATGCTGTTCGACCAGCTGCTGGCGGCCGAAGGCCTGTATCCCGACCTGATCAACGGCTACGACGAAACCGAGTTCAGCAATGAAAAAGTGGCGGAAGCCGTGCACAGCGGCCGCGCCCAGGCCGGTTTCGGGCTGCGCATGAACGCCGAGGCCCATGGGCTGGCGTTCGTGCCGCTCACGCGCGAGGCCTATTACCTGGCGCTGCGCAAGAACGACCAGACCGCCGGCTGGATGGCCGCGCTGCTGGCGCTGCTGGCCGATCCGGCCTTTGCCCGGCGCATCGAGGCGCTGCCCGGCTACACCATGGCCGAGCCGGCGGGCATCCTGACCCCGCAAGAGGCGCTGCCGTGGTTCGGGCCGGACGGCAAGGAAGGGAGCTGAGCGCCGTCCGCCCCGTCCGCCCCGTCCGCCCCGTCCGTATTACACTCCCAGCCAGGGCGCGCCGATGTCTGCACCGGCCCGCGCCGGACCCTTGCAAGGAGCGCCATGCTGGAAACCGCCGCGCTGGCCGCGGGCATGTCCTGGGCCAGCGGCTTTCGCCTGTATCTTGCCGTGCTGGCCGCCGGGGTGCTGGCGCGGCTGGGCTGGCTGGAACTGCCGCCCGGGCTGCAGCCGCTCGAATCCTGGTGGGTGATCGGCGTGGCCGCGGTGCTGGCCGTGGCCGAGTTCGTCGCCGACAAGGTGCCGGCCTTCGATACCGTCTGGGACGGCATCCATACCTTTATCCGCATTCCCGCCGGCGCGATCCTGGCCGCGGCCGCGTTCGGCCAGCTCGATCCGCAGTGGGTGGTGGCGGCGGGCCTGATCGGCGGCACGCTGGCCGGCACCGCGCATGCGGTCAAGGCCGGCACGCGCGCACTGATCAACGTGTCGCCGGAACCGTTTTCCAACTGGACGGCCTCAGTCACTGAAGACCTGACCGCCACCGGCAGCCTGCTGCTGGCGTTCTTCGTGCCGGTGCTGTTCCTGGTGCTGCTGGCGATTTTCCTGGTGGCGTCGGTGTGGCTGCTGCCCAAGTTGTGGCGCGGCGTGCGCCGCCTCCATGCCAGCCTGCGCGGCGGCACCCGGCATGACGCGCCGCGCTAGCGCCGCGGGCCTTCCCGCCTGCTTTTCCGCATTGCCCGACTGACCCGAGGCGCAACGGCGCCAGCAACCAAGAACACACCAACCGATGCCCTCCGAGTCTGCCATCGACGTCCCCGCCACTGCCGCCCAACCCGCCGCACTGCACGCTGCCGCTGGCGGCAAATTCTCCGCCTGGCGCCAGGCGCTGCGCATGGCCCGGCGCGACTGGCTGGCGGGCGAGCTCTACCTGCTGCTGTTTGCGCTGGTGCTGGCCGTGGCCGCGCTGACCAGCGTGGGCTTCATGGCCGACCGCATGCGGCTGGGCCTGGAGCGCGATGCGCGCCAGATGATCGCATCCGACGTGCTGCTGGTGGCCGACCAGCCCTTCGATGCCGCCTTTGCCCGGCGCGCGCGCTCCGCCGGCCTGGCGGTGGCGCAGACCGTGACCTTCCCGAGCATGGCCACCGCCGAGGGCAAGGCCCAGGCCGGCGCCGAGCCCACCAGCCAGCTGGCCGCGCTCAAGGCGGTGACCGACGGCTATCCGCTGCGCGGCAAGCTCAGGGTGGCCGGCGCGCCGGGCGGGCCGGACGCGCCCGCCGCTGGCATTCCCGGGCCGGGCACGGTATGGGTCGACGAGGCGCTGCTGGGCGCGCTGGGCGTTGCGGTGGGCGACAGCCTGCGGCTGGGCAGCCGCAGCTTCCGCATCGACCGCATCATCACGCAGGAACTCGACCGCGGCACCGGCTTCATGAACTTCGCGCCGCGCGTGCTGATGCCGCTCGCGGAGCTGGACAGCACCGGGCTGATCGGCTGGGGCAGCCGCGTCACCTACCGGCTGCTGGTGGCCGGCCCCGACGCCGCCGGCGCGGCCTTCCAGAAGTGGGCGCAGGACGAGATCGAACGGCGCCAGCTGCGCAATACGCGGGTCGAGTCGCTGGAATCCGGCCAGCCGCAGATGCGCGCCACGCTGGACCGCGCCGAGCGCTTCCTGTCGCTGGTGGCGGTGCTGTCGTCGATGATCGCGGCGGTGGCGATCGCCATGTCGGCGCGCCGCTATATGCAGCGCCACACCGATGCCTGCGCGGTGTACAAGTGCCTGGGGCTGTCGCGCGGGCAGATCCTGCGCGCGTTCGGGCTGGAATTCCTGCTGGTCGGCGCGGCCGGCGCGCTGGCCGGCGTGCTGCTCGGCTACCTGGCGCACTATGGCCTGCTGCTGTCGCTGGGCGGGCTGCTCAAGGTGTCGCTGCCGCAGCCGTCGCTGCTGCCGGCGCTGGTGGGCGTGCTGGCCGGGCTGGTGCTGCTGGCCGGGTTCGCGCTGCCGCCGCTGCTGGCGCTGACGCGGGTCGCGCCGCTGCGGGTGCTGCGGCGCGATATCGGGCTGCCGCCGGTGTCGGCCTGGGTGGCCTACGCGCTGGGACTGGGCGCCTTTGTCGCGCTGCTGCTGGTGGCGGCGCGCGACCTGCGGCTGGGCCTGACCACCGCCGGCGGCTTTGTCGCCGCGGGCATCGTCTTCGGCGTGCTCGCGCTGGCCCTGCTGACGCTGCTGTCGCGGCTGCTGCGCGGACGACTGCGCGGGCGCGCGGCGGTGGGGTGGCGCTTTGCGCTGGCGGTGCTGGAGCGCCGCCGCGCGGTCACGGTGCTGCAGACCGTGGCGCTGGCGGTGGGACTGATGGCGCTGCTGCTGCTCGGCATGACGCGCAACGACCTGGTCGATTCCTGGCGCAGCGCCACGCCCGCCGACGCGCCCAACCGCTTCATCATCAATATCCAGCCGGACCAGCGCGAGCCGCTGCGCCAGATGCTGGCCGGCGCCGGCATCACGGACCTGCTCTACCCGATGGTGCGCGGGCGCCTGACCCATATCGGCGAGCGCGCCATCCGCGGCGACAGTTTCGAGGACGGGCGCGCGCGCAACCTGGTCGAGCGCGAGTTCAACCTGTCCTATACCGATGCGCTGCCCGAGGGCAACCGCGTCATCGCCGGGCGCTGGTCCAACGGCTCCGACGGCGCCGAGGCGGGCGCGTCGGTGGAAGAGGGCATTGCCAAGACCCTGGGCATCCGGCTCGGCGACACGCTGCGCTTCGACGTGGCCGGCCAGCCCGTGCAGGCGCGCGTGACCTCGCTGCGCAAGCTCGACTGGGGCTCGATGCGGGTCAACTTCTTCGTGATCCTGCCGCCGCGGGCGATGCAGGGCATGCCCGAGACCTACATCACGTCGTTCCACCTGCCGCCCGCCAGCGCCGCGCTGGGCAACCGGCTGACCGCGGCCTTTCCCAACATCACCGTGGTCAACACCGACATGATCCTGCGCCAGATCCAGGACATCCTGGACCAGGTGATCGCGGCGGTGGAGTTCCTGTTCGTCTTTACGCTGGCTGCCGGGGTCACCGTGCTGTACGCCGCGCTGTCCGGCGCGCGCGACGAGCGCATGCGCGACGCCGGCCTGCTCAAGGCGCTGGGCGCCTCCGCGGCGCTGGTGCGGCAGACGCAGTATGCCGAATTCCTGGTGGTGGGCGGGCTGGCCGGCCTGCTGGCCAGCATCGGGGCGATCGCGGTGGGCTGGGGGCTGTCGCAGTACGTGTTCGACTTCCCGTACCGCTTCAATGCGTGGATCGTGCCGGTCGGCGTGGTTTCTGGCATGCTGTGCGCTTTTGCCGGCGGCTGGCTGGGCCTGCGCGCAGTGCTGCGCCAGCCCGCGCTGGCGACCTTGCGCGATGCCTGAGTGGCTGCGCTGTTTGAGTGTGTAATGAGTACTGAATCCGACGACAAGCCCGGCAACGCCGAGGTCACTGCATTTGAACTGGTGGGCGGCGAGGCGCGCGTGCGCGAGCTGGTCGACCGCTTCTACGACCTGATGGACCTGGAACCGCAGTTCGCGGGGCTGCGCGCGCTGCACCCGCCGTCGCTGGACGGCTCGCGCGACAAGCTGTTCTGGTTCCTGTGCGGCTGGCTGGGCGGCCCCAACCACTTTATCGAGCGCTTCGGCCATCCGCGCCTGCGCGCGCGCCACATGCCGTTCGAGATCGGCGTCAGCGAGCGCGACCAGTGGATGCGCTGCATGGCGCTGGCGATGCAGGACATCGGCCTGCCCGAAGACCTGCAGCTGCGCCTGATGCAGGCCTTCTTCCAGACCGCCGACTGGATGCGCAACGTGGCGCGCTGAGGCGCCGCGGCTTCGGTTTTCACCTCGAGAGGTTTTCCGCATGACCGCCCAACTGCCTGAAGACGCGCAGCGTGTGCTGGATTTCTGGTTCGACCGGTCCGGCTCGGCCGCCTGGAATACCGCGCGGCCGCAATGGTTCACCAAGTCGGACGCATTCGACGCACAGATCCGCGCCAACTTCCTGTCCGACTGGCAGGTCGCGTGCGACGGCGCGCCCGACGACTGGTCGGTCACACCCGAGGGCGCCTGCGCGCGCGTTGTGCTGCTGGACCAGTTCCCGCGCAACATGTTCCGCAACGATCAGCGCAGCTTCGGCACCGATGCGCAGGCGCTGGCGCTGGCCAAACGCATCGTTGCCGCCGGCATGGACCGCGCGTTGCCGACCGACTTCCACCGCATGTTCTGCTACATGCCGTTCGAGCATTCCGAAGCGCTGGAAGACCAGGACGAGGCGGTGCGGCTGATGACGCAGCTGCGCGACGTGAGCGGCGGGAAAGTGGATGTGGTGGAGTGGGCCGAAAAGCACCGCGTGATCATCGCGCGCTATGGCCGCTTCCCGCATCGCAATGCGGTGCTGGGCCGCCAGAGTACGGCGCAGGAACTGGCGTTCCTGCGCGAGCCGGGCTCGTCGTTCTAGGCCAGTTGCACTGAACACGTCATTCCCGCTTTCGCGGGGACGACGGGCGCAACGCCGGATTCAGGTCTGCTCGCGCGCCTGCTGCCACTTGTCGACGCGCACGCGCGGCGCCGCCGCCAGTTGCGCCAGCAGCCCGGCGGGCGTGTCGCCCACGTGCAGCAGTTCTGCGTGCACCTGCTTCAGGAAGCCTTCGCGCACCGCGTGCGACAGGAAGCCCAGCATGCCGTCGTAGAAGCCGGCGACATTGAGCAGCCCCACCGGCTTGGCGTGATAGCCCAGCTGCAGCCAGGTGAAGGTCTCGAACAGTTCCTCGAAGGTGCCCACGCCGCCGGGCATGGCGACAAAGGCGTCGGCGCGGTCGGCCATCATCTGC belongs to Cupriavidus taiwanensis and includes:
- a CDS encoding LysR substrate-binding domain-containing protein yields the protein MHGRDHLDTYLLRVLHTLLTEQSVTRTAVRLGQSQPAISNTLKRLREITGDAILVRGKNGMVPTERGRELLALAEQSLAAMDRIARPPQQFDPATTTRTFHLGAPDYLDAFFLPNIVERVRRLAPGAKLFVHPMTSSSDFLDDLEQGQLDIVVGNWLSPPEHLHISPLFDDEVVCMLGAQHPLARKGLTLKHYLEMPHLAPAPYASMQRSMIDQALAEQGYKRNIQVTLPYFGLVPYVLMKTDMVFTTGRQFAAHYAQYLPIRMVPSPVSFPRMRFYQLWHERCHAAPDVMWIRRMIAEVAADLPQLPRLEAEAG
- a CDS encoding substrate-binding domain-containing protein, whose translation is MALLCIGLLSAAHAGELKLATTTSTENSGLLKYLLPRFEQKSGVTVKVIAVGSGKAMKMGEMGDVDVLLVHARKMEDAFVAAGYGVNRRDVMVNDFIVVGPASDPAGIKGGKDVLAGLRKLAASGSKFISRGDNSGTDVMEKDYWKQLGIEPRGQPWYVNAGLGMGEVLTMAAQMPAYTLSDRATYGAYRAKTGLAIAIEGDPKMFNPYGIIAVNPARHPGTNYKDAMKLVEWITSKEGQDAIAGYKVEGERLFFPTSQSK
- a CDS encoding substrate-binding domain-containing protein — encoded protein: MTFRFDLFPVVAPDDNPRANAKVFQLLKAVRETGSLHRAAREIGLSYRHAWGVMRSWEEMLGRSVLDMERGRGASLTRFGERLLRAELRLRESIEPAVQRAMAEFIADLDDAQQPQACVHFTGSHDPAVEVLATALGNAASPLQLDTVFCGSVEGLICLQERQSELAGFYVSPVQTAGSVAHVTLRKWLRPGSVRLLRLAWREQGLMLAREVHDLRGLARSQVRFVNRQRSSGTRMLFDQLLAAEGLYPDLINGYDETEFSNEKVAEAVHSGRAQAGFGLRMNAEAHGLAFVPLTREAYYLALRKNDQTAGWMAALLALLADPAFARRIEALPGYTMAEPAGILTPQEALPWFGPDGKEGS
- a CDS encoding DUF4126 domain-containing protein, giving the protein MLETAALAAGMSWASGFRLYLAVLAAGVLARLGWLELPPGLQPLESWWVIGVAAVLAVAEFVADKVPAFDTVWDGIHTFIRIPAGAILAAAAFGQLDPQWVVAAGLIGGTLAGTAHAVKAGTRALINVSPEPFSNWTASVTEDLTATGSLLLAFFVPVLFLVLLAIFLVASVWLLPKLWRGVRRLHASLRGGTRHDAPR
- a CDS encoding ABC transporter permease; the protein is MPSESAIDVPATAAQPAALHAAAGGKFSAWRQALRMARRDWLAGELYLLLFALVLAVAALTSVGFMADRMRLGLERDARQMIASDVLLVADQPFDAAFARRARSAGLAVAQTVTFPSMATAEGKAQAGAEPTSQLAALKAVTDGYPLRGKLRVAGAPGGPDAPAAGIPGPGTVWVDEALLGALGVAVGDSLRLGSRSFRIDRIITQELDRGTGFMNFAPRVLMPLAELDSTGLIGWGSRVTYRLLVAGPDAAGAAFQKWAQDEIERRQLRNTRVESLESGQPQMRATLDRAERFLSLVAVLSSMIAAVAIAMSARRYMQRHTDACAVYKCLGLSRGQILRAFGLEFLLVGAAGALAGVLLGYLAHYGLLLSLGGLLKVSLPQPSLLPALVGVLAGLVLLAGFALPPLLALTRVAPLRVLRRDIGLPPVSAWVAYALGLGAFVALLLVAARDLRLGLTTAGGFVAAGIVFGVLALALLTLLSRLLRGRLRGRAAVGWRFALAVLERRRAVTVLQTVALAVGLMALLLLGMTRNDLVDSWRSATPADAPNRFIINIQPDQREPLRQMLAGAGITDLLYPMVRGRLTHIGERAIRGDSFEDGRARNLVEREFNLSYTDALPEGNRVIAGRWSNGSDGAEAGASVEEGIAKTLGIRLGDTLRFDVAGQPVQARVTSLRKLDWGSMRVNFFVILPPRAMQGMPETYITSFHLPPASAALGNRLTAAFPNITVVNTDMILRQIQDILDQVIAAVEFLFVFTLAAGVTVLYAALSGARDERMRDAGLLKALGASAALVRQTQYAEFLVVGGLAGLLASIGAIAVGWGLSQYVFDFPYRFNAWIVPVGVVSGMLCAFAGGWLGLRAVLRQPALATLRDA
- a CDS encoding group II truncated hemoglobin, translated to MSTESDDKPGNAEVTAFELVGGEARVRELVDRFYDLMDLEPQFAGLRALHPPSLDGSRDKLFWFLCGWLGGPNHFIERFGHPRLRARHMPFEIGVSERDQWMRCMALAMQDIGLPEDLQLRLMQAFFQTADWMRNVAR
- a CDS encoding DUF924 family protein — protein: MTAQLPEDAQRVLDFWFDRSGSAAWNTARPQWFTKSDAFDAQIRANFLSDWQVACDGAPDDWSVTPEGACARVVLLDQFPRNMFRNDQRSFGTDAQALALAKRIVAAGMDRALPTDFHRMFCYMPFEHSEALEDQDEAVRLMTQLRDVSGGKVDVVEWAEKHRVIIARYGRFPHRNAVLGRQSTAQELAFLREPGSSF
- a CDS encoding TIGR00730 family Rossman fold protein, producing the protein MKSVCVYCGSSPGNRPEYAEGARLLGRTLAESGLALVYGGGKVGLMGIVADAVLEHGGRVIGIIPEALMQKEVGHRGLTELHVVRNMHERKQMMADRADAFVAMPGGVGTFEELFETFTWLQLGYHAKPVGLLNVAGFYDGMLGFLSHAVREGFLKQVHAELLHVGDTPAGLLAQLAAAPRVRVDKWQQAREQT